The nucleotide sequence AAAATAGATATATCCCTTCCCCTTTTTTCGATGATCCACAAATGCTTTGTTCTCTAAAATTCTAACAATTGTAGACACCGTATTATAAGCCGGTTTTGGCTCTGGCATTTCTTCGATGATCGTTGCAACATTGGCTTCTTTTAGTTGCCAAAGTATTTGCATAATCTCTTCTTCTGCTTTAGTTAATTGCTTCATCTAAATTATTTTATAGGGTCTTTTGTTACTGATAGCGCTAATATAAACTAATCATTTAGTTTAAACTAACATATTAGTTATAAATTTCAATATTTAACATTCCTTACATTTTTAACAGGAATCAAATTCAGAATTAACTTTAATAGAAAACTAACATTAATGATTTTAAAATATTCTATATTGAATTGACAAAAATTTGATAGAACCAATTATTATGAAACAGTCTCAAGACCCGAAAAAATTGCCATCAGCAATCGAAAATCTTGAAGTATTAAAGAAAAAATTCAGCACTAACAAGCCACTTATTTTTTTGGATTTTGATGGTACTTTGGCGCCCATCGTAGAAAATCACGAAGATGCGGGAATGGATAATGAGACTAAAGAAATTGTAAAGCAACTATCCGAAAATTATGCTATTGCCGTAGTTAGCGGTCGAGGCTTAAGTGATGTTCGCAATAAAGTGGGCTTGCAGGATATTTATTATGCCGGCAGTCACGGATTTGAAATTGCAGGTCCTAATAATTTTGAAAAGGATAATGAGGAAGCGCAAAAAATGCTTCCGGTTTTTGACGAAATTGAAGAAAAACTTCAGGAAAAATTGAGTGCTATTGAAGGCGTTCGATTTGAACGTAAAAAGTTTACTTTGGCTATTCATTACCGCCAGGTTTCGGAAGAAAAAATTTCAGAATTTCATTCTATAATCGAAAATGTTGTAGAAGAATATCCAAAATTACATAAAGGCGACGGTAAAAAAGTAGTCGAAATAAAACCTAATATCGAATGGCATAAAGGAAAAGCGGTTAATTTTCTTCGGAAAGAATTAAGTACAGCAACTAATCCTTTTTCTATTTATCTTGGTGATGACACGACAGATGAAGATGCTTTTAGAGAAATGGGAAACGGTTACGGAATTTTAGTGGGAGAGCACGGAAATGATTCTTATGCAGATTACCGTGTAGAAAACATTACAGAGGTTAAACGCTTTTTAAAAGAGTTACTTTAATAGTTTCTTAATAATAAAAACTTATGACATTAATCCTTATTACTTTAGCCGTGATTTTACTAATTGTAGGAATCGTAGGCAGTGTTTTACCGGTACTTCCCGGTGTACCGATTAGCTGGTTAGGATTATTGGCGTTTTACTTAATTCCTGGTATAGAAATCGATTATTGGTTTCTTGGGATCACATTAGTTGTTGCCATTACTATCTATATTCTGGAAATGGTAATACCTGCCATGGGCACTAAAAAATATGGCGGTAGCAAAGCGGGAATGATTGGTACAACCGTAGGACTTATAGTTGGTATTTTTATTCCGATTCCGTTTGCGATTTTGATAGGACCATTTGTTGGAGCTTTTATCGGCGAAATCATAAATAAATCTGATTCTAAAACCGCATTACGTGCTGCTTACGGAAGTTTTATAGGATTTTTAGCTTCTACTTTTATGGAATTTATGGTCGCTCTAATCTTCTTTGTGCTCTTTCTTTATAAAGGTTGGGGATATCGCGATTTTCTTTTTGGCAATAGCTAGAAGTAACTTAAATAAAACGCGGAATAGAAATATAAAACTTGGTAGCGGCAGTATCTTTTTCTGAAGTTATTTCTATCTGCCCTCCCATAGTCAACACCAGATGTCGTACTAATTTTAATCCCAAACCATAAGCATCCATACCAATCAGCTTTTCATTTGCATTCATATTAGAGTTCATGATATCTGCAATGGCTTCATGAGAAAGGCAAGCTCCTTGCGATTCTACTTGTATACTGAATTTTGCCATGTCTGAAATACTGGTATTCTTTAATCCTAAAATCACATTTATCACCGAATCTTCCTTACCAAACTTAATAGCATTGGATATCAAATTACCGGCTAACTGAACAATTTTTTGTTTTGAAAACTTCAAATTTTGATTCCCAGCTAGTAGTTCAATATTCAATTCTAAATGTTTTGTATTTCCTAAATCAGAAAACAGTTCCAGAAGCTTGTTTTTTAAAGCTAATAGTGTGATACTTCCTTTTTCGTAATGAAGAAATTCATTACTATTTTTTTCTAATGAATTTCCTATAATATCAATAAGTTCAGAACTACTGCGACCGGCCAGATTAAAATATTTTTTTAGCGTAGCTGAATCACCTTCTTGCTCGGCCAGTTTGCTTAAGCCTAAAATACCGCTCACCGGACCTCGAAGTTCGTAACCAAGTTCCCTTTGTGCAGCATGCATATCGTGAAAACGACGATTCACTTCAGCCATTTTTTTTAAAGCTTCCAATTTCTCGACAACTTCAGCACCAATTAATTTTAAAAGATATCGCTGATCTTCTGAAATATTCTGTTTCACCTCATCAATAATACACAAAGCACCAATAGCATTCCCTGCGGCAGATTTTAAAGGAAGTCCTAAATAATAACAGTACTTTTTGTCTAAAGGCACATCAAAACGATCATCATCCCTAAAATTATCTACTTCAAAAAACTCATCCTGACCTATCGTATATTGACAAACCGACTGTTCCCTGCGCATCACACCGGTTTCCATACCGTTGGCGGCAATAGACCATTGCCAATAAGAATCTAAAATATTCACTAAGGATAGATTGGCTCCGGTAATTTTAGAGGCCATCTTTGTTAAATTTTCAAACATTTCTTGAAGACTCTGGTAATCCAGATCGAGTTGAGAAACTTCAAGAACTCTTTTAAATTCCTCTTCGGAAGAATCGTTAGGTGCTATCATGATGTTGGTTAAAAATCAGATTAAATTACACAATATCAGCAATATATACAACTATTATTATTGATATGCTATTCTGCACCAGAAGATAAAGGAACTCATCATTATCCAAAAAACTAAAAATTCTAGTTTGATTAAATTTTATGTTAATAGCATAAAGAACTCATAACTATATAATTAACAAAGGTTTATATGCAATTATATCTATCGTTTTAGAACGCTTAACTAATTTTACTTTTAAACCAACAAGAACTATTGTTATGAAAAAGAACCTAATTAAACTATCAGTATTAGCCTTTGGCTTTACAAGTATTATAAGTCTATCATCTTGCAAAAACACAAATTCAGACGCTGAAATGGACACGCAAGCAGATGAAGAAATGGATATGCAAAATGAAACAACAGACAATTCTTATCCAACCAATGCTACCGCAGAATATTTAACCTATGTAGATCGTGGGGGTGATTATGGTGACGATATGGAAGAAAAATTATATACCAGAGAAGCTTTAAATAAACTGGCTGCTGCTGTAAAAGAGAAATCACAAGATCTTAACGCTAAACCTAGTGATAGCCTAAATGCTATTACAACTGAAATGGATGGTGATATGGATGAAGCAGATACCACAATTACTACCAATAATTTATATAGTAAAGGACAGGTTATCGTTGGAGTATTAGAAAACCTTCAGAAAGATAATTACCCAGACCTATCGAATGAGGTTATGGAATTAAAAGAAAGTTGGAAAAAGCTTAAAGCAACTAAAAAAACAGATTATACAAATACCGATGTAAGCGCATTTTTTGATGATGCAGCAGATTTATTAGAAGAAATGATTACTGAAACCCCAAACGGAAATATTTCTGCAAGTTATAGCAGTAAGGATTCTACCGTGTACAGTAAACAAGCTGACACCATTGAAGTAAACTAATAAAAGACTTCTTAGAAAAATTAAAGCCGCCTTTTGGCGGTTTTTTTTTCGCCCTAACTTAAAAACCATTCTAAAATATAAGGCGCCAGTAAAGCGGTAATTATACCATTAATGCACATTGCCAAACCACTATAAGTCCCGGCAAATTGGTCTATTTCGAAAGCTTTAGCAGTTCCTATTCCATGCGCCGAAGTGCCTAAAGCAGATCCTATCGCCTTATTATTTCTTATACCTGTCACTTTTAAAACATAGGGCCCAAAAGCATTTCCTAAAATGCCGGTAACAATTACAATACCTGCAGTTATTTCTGGAAGTCCGTTAGTTATTTTTGCGATTTCAATGGCTATTGGTGTAGTTACAGATTTGGCGACTAACGATCTACTCAGAATTTCAGGAACTTGCCATAGCATTAGTATTGCTAAAACGCTAAGCATGCCCGTAATTCCTCCAGCAAATACAGCGATTAAAAAAACTTTCAAATCTCGTTTAACTTCTTCTAGTTTTTCATACAGAAATACACCCAAGGCGACTACAGAAGGTCCCAGAAAGAAACTGATATATTTCCCTCCTTCATCATAAGTTTCAAAATCGATATTAAAAATTAGTAAAACCGCTATTATTAGTAAAACTGAAATCAATACGCGATTAAATATAACGTAATTGAATTTGCTTTTTATTTTTCCTGAAAGGAAATAAGCAATTAAGGTAAGAGTTATTCCAAATATTGGCTGAAGTAAAAATGGTTTCATTTTTTATCCAGTTTTTGAAATAAAAATCCGGTGATATAAAGTGAAAGCAATGTACTAAATACAACTGCAGTAGTAACAGGAATCCAGTATTCTGCAATCAAATTAGCATATACCATCAAACCCACTCCGTAGGGAATAAAAAAGACTACCATATACTTTACTAAAACATCTGAAGCTGGTTTTACATCTTCTAATTTTACCAGTTTGAAGAGCAAGGCTAAAAAAATAAGCAGCATTCCTATAATATTACCCGCTACAGGTATATCTAATAGATAATGGATTAATTCACCCAAAAGCAGAAAACCAAAAATATAGATTAGCGATTTCAACATTATTGATAAATATATTGAAGATCGGCATGATGTAATTTTAATGAGCAATCATATATTTCTTCGGAAAGAATAGTTGTATTGCGCAAATGAAAGTAGAGCGCTTCAGCCGGTTCACCTTTTTGCCCTTTAACGTTTTTGTTCTTTGTTTCTGCCAGAATATAAAAGCGCATAGTTTAAAACTAATCTGAAATATGAATTTGCAATATATAAATTCAGTAATCCAAAATGAAAGATGTGGATTTTTTTATATCATGATTAAGTTTACGAACTTTGGAAACAACGCTACAAAACAAAAAATGCTGGATTTTATAATTATTGGTGCAGCGCAAGCTGGCCTCGCTATGGGATATTATCTTAAGCAAGCTGGATACAATTTTATTATTTTAGATAAAGAAGAAGAAATTGGTGCTTCCTGGCTTAATCGATGGGATTCGCTAAAATTATTTACTCCAACGGAGTTTAATCACCTTCCGGGAATGGAGTTCCCTTCGAAAAAGGGCCATTATCCTTCGAAAACCGAAGTCGCTAATTACTTTAAATTGTATACTGAAAAATTTGAGTTTCCAATTCAGTTAAACACACTGGTAACTTCAGTTTCTAAAGAAAGAGCTACATTTTTAATCACGACTGAAAAAGACCAATTTCAGGCAAAAAATGTAGTTGTAGCTACAGGCCCATTTCATATTCCTTACACTCCGCCATTTTACAAAAAACTAGACGAAACGGTTTTTCAAATCCACAGTAACTTTTACAAAAACCCACATCAACTAAAAGAAGGAAATGCATTAGTGGTTGGCGCAGGAGATTCAGGCTTTCAGATTCTGGACGAAATTTCTTCAACTAATCGAAAAACTTACTTCTCTGGAGCTACAGATGTAAAAGTGCTTCCGCAGGAATTATTAGGAAAAACATTATGGTGGTGGTTTTCTAAAACCGGATTTCTTAGTTTCAGCAAAGATTCCTGGCTTGGACGAAAAATTAATAATAGTCGGCAACCTATTATCGGCACCAATGTAAAGGAAATTCTATCGCGACCAAATGTAGAAGCTGTTGGCAAAACTTTAGATGCTGAAGGTGAAATTATTTCTACGGAAAAAAAAGAGATCTCTGATATTAAGAATATCGTTTGGGCGACCGGATATCGACCTAACTTTGGCTGGATTGATGGTTTAGAACTAACCAAAGATGGCTATCCAAAACATAAACGTGGTGTAAGCAACACTAAAGGACTATATTTTATAGGACTCCCATGGCTGCACACCCGTGGATCGGCAACCTTGGGAGGTATTAAAAATGATGCAAAATATATAGCTGATTTTATCGAAAATCAGAATTCCTGACGTTTGTAATTTTCAGATGGCAAGACCAAAAACGGAATTTTCACATTGTAAGCCACTTCGTGTACTAAGGAGCTGAATAGTAATTTTTCGATAAAAGTGTGTTTGTTTTTTATCATCACTAGCATTTCAACCGGATTCTGCTTTTGGTATTCCTTTAGAGCTTCCATTACACTATCTCGGTTTATTCTTCCAAAGACATAACCATTCTCATCGAAATACTCTTGCAATGCCTGTTTAGATTTCTCTTGGTTTTCATCCAGATCTTTACCAAAACTTACATTCAGAATATGCACCGTAGATTTAAATTGGTCTATAATACTTTTTAAAAACCAAAGATTGTAAGCTTCGAAGTCTAATTTTAAATCGTTCGGAAAAAGAATATTCTTCGGCTCTAAATAAGCTGCACCGGCTGGAATAGCTAACAATGGGCATTTTGCAGCCTTAATCGCATGCACTGTATTGGTACCGAAAATTAATTCACTCCCATCCTGAGCGCCTTCAGTTCCCATCACGATTAGATCGATTTCTTGTTGAGCTACTCGTTCTTTAATTTCTTCATGTAACATTTTGAAAGTTGAAACCAACTCAAATTCATGATATTTATTAGGAAGATCTTCTTCAATACGTCTTAGAAAGCGAGAGAGATTTTTAGTGGAGTTTTCTTTGTAAACCCCATACAAACTACTGTAAATAATGAAATCTGCGTTATAAAGTGTATTCAGCAAAATAAATTTAGTGCGTGAATTTTTAAATAACTGCATGGCATATTTGATCGCATTATAAGAGTTTTCTGAAAAATCGGTTGGCAAGAGTACGGTTCTCATAACTAATAATTTTCATCTAAATTACGAATACTGAGGATGATGAATTATGACAATTATCAGATTTAAAAAAAGAGAATTAACAGTGTGTTATGAGGCTTAGCAAAATTTATACTTAATTTTTGCCACCGTACCGCAATAATCGTTTAGATGGAAAGAGAAGCAATAGATACAAAAAAAGAGCATAATCCTTTTAAGCTCAAATTAAAAGGATGGTGGGAAGTACTAAAACAAATATATTCTGAAATCGGTGAAGATAAGGTTAGTATCGTTTCTGCCGGAGTCGCATTTTATGCGTTTTTAGCTGTCTTCCCTGCAATTATGGCACTTATTTCTATTTATGGCTTAGCGACTGATCCACAAGATATCGAAAGACAAATTAGCGAACTTTCGGCCATGATGCCTAAGCAAGCATTTGAAATTCTACAGCAACGTATTGATGTTTTTCTAGAATCTCATGGCGATAAACTGGGATGGGGAACTTTATTTGGTATATTATTTAGTATCTGGAGTGCCAATAAAGGGACAAACGGATTATTAACCGGCGTGGATATCGCATACGATACCGAACAAGATCATAATATTTTTAAGCAATATTTAATGGCCTCTATTTTTACTGTTGGAGGACTTGCAATGTTGATTTTAAGTATGGTGCTTATCGTTGGGTTTCCTGCACTAGTACATAAAATTGGATTGCCAGAACATTTAGAAAATATTATTAGCTGGTCCAGATGGTTGATATTGGCGGTTTTAGTCTGTATTTTTTTATGCATGGTTTACAAATTTGCACCTGCCAGAAAACAACCCGCTCTTCGCTGGGTAATTCCCGGAGCCATTTTTTCTACGCTTGTGTGGTTAGCTGCTTCTTACGGATTTTCATTTTACGTGAGTAATTTTGGTAATTATGGTGAAGTTTATGGTTCAATTTCCGCGGTGGTCGTGTTGCTTATGTGGCTATACATCACCTGCTTTATTATCCTATTAGGCGCCGAGATTAATACTGAAATTGTTGACCATCTAATTAATGTAGAATTAGAAGCTAAAAAAGAAAAATAAGAAACCAATAGCTGAAATTAATAGCAATAGAGATTAGCTAAAAACAGCGCTCTTTTTTCTGCTGAAAAAAATCTCAAAAAAGTAGAGGAAACTTTTAAGCCGAAACGTTTCTGAAGTCTTGCCTATCCCGTAACGATGAAT is from Zunongwangia endophytica and encodes:
- a CDS encoding BlaI/MecI/CopY family transcriptional regulator, producing the protein MKQLTKAEEEIMQILWQLKEANVATIIEEMPEPKPAYNTVSTIVRILENKAFVDHRKKGKGYIYFPIVEKETYSDQSMNKLINNYFNGSFKSMVSFFMKKNEMDTKDLEAILKEINKDE
- the otsB gene encoding trehalose-phosphatase, whose protein sequence is MKQSQDPKKLPSAIENLEVLKKKFSTNKPLIFLDFDGTLAPIVENHEDAGMDNETKEIVKQLSENYAIAVVSGRGLSDVRNKVGLQDIYYAGSHGFEIAGPNNFEKDNEEAQKMLPVFDEIEEKLQEKLSAIEGVRFERKKFTLAIHYRQVSEEKISEFHSIIENVVEEYPKLHKGDGKKVVEIKPNIEWHKGKAVNFLRKELSTATNPFSIYLGDDTTDEDAFREMGNGYGILVGEHGNDSYADYRVENITEVKRFLKELL
- a CDS encoding DUF456 domain-containing protein yields the protein MTLILITLAVILLIVGIVGSVLPVLPGVPISWLGLLAFYLIPGIEIDYWFLGITLVVAITIYILEMVIPAMGTKKYGGSKAGMIGTTVGLIVGIFIPIPFAILIGPFVGAFIGEIINKSDSKTALRAAYGSFIGFLASTFMEFMVALIFFVLFLYKGWGYRDFLFGNS
- a CDS encoding GAF domain-containing sensor histidine kinase, whose amino-acid sequence is MIAPNDSSEEEFKRVLEVSQLDLDYQSLQEMFENLTKMASKITGANLSLVNILDSYWQWSIAANGMETGVMRREQSVCQYTIGQDEFFEVDNFRDDDRFDVPLDKKYCYYLGLPLKSAAGNAIGALCIIDEVKQNISEDQRYLLKLIGAEVVEKLEALKKMAEVNRRFHDMHAAQRELGYELRGPVSGILGLSKLAEQEGDSATLKKYFNLAGRSSSELIDIIGNSLEKNSNEFLHYEKGSITLLALKNKLLELFSDLGNTKHLELNIELLAGNQNLKFSKQKIVQLAGNLISNAIKFGKEDSVINVILGLKNTSISDMAKFSIQVESQGACLSHEAIADIMNSNMNANEKLIGMDAYGLGLKLVRHLVLTMGGQIEITSEKDTAATKFYISIPRFI
- a CDS encoding LrgB family protein, yielding MKPFLLQPIFGITLTLIAYFLSGKIKSKFNYVIFNRVLISVLLIIAVLLIFNIDFETYDEGGKYISFFLGPSVVALGVFLYEKLEEVKRDLKVFLIAVFAGGITGMLSVLAILMLWQVPEILSRSLVAKSVTTPIAIEIAKITNGLPEITAGIVIVTGILGNAFGPYVLKVTGIRNNKAIGSALGTSAHGIGTAKAFEIDQFAGTYSGLAMCINGIITALLAPYILEWFLS
- a CDS encoding CidA/LrgA family protein; this encodes MLKSLIYIFGFLLLGELIHYLLDIPVAGNIIGMLLIFLALLFKLVKLEDVKPASDVLVKYMVVFFIPYGVGLMVYANLIAEYWIPVTTAVVFSTLLSLYITGFLFQKLDKK
- a CDS encoding flavin-containing monooxygenase, whose amino-acid sequence is MLDFIIIGAAQAGLAMGYYLKQAGYNFIILDKEEEIGASWLNRWDSLKLFTPTEFNHLPGMEFPSKKGHYPSKTEVANYFKLYTEKFEFPIQLNTLVTSVSKERATFLITTEKDQFQAKNVVVATGPFHIPYTPPFYKKLDETVFQIHSNFYKNPHQLKEGNALVVGAGDSGFQILDEISSTNRKTYFSGATDVKVLPQELLGKTLWWWFSKTGFLSFSKDSWLGRKINNSRQPIIGTNVKEILSRPNVEAVGKTLDAEGEIISTEKKEISDIKNIVWATGYRPNFGWIDGLELTKDGYPKHKRGVSNTKGLYFIGLPWLHTRGSATLGGIKNDAKYIADFIENQNS
- a CDS encoding universal stress protein, with protein sequence MRTVLLPTDFSENSYNAIKYAMQLFKNSRTKFILLNTLYNADFIIYSSLYGVYKENSTKNLSRFLRRIEEDLPNKYHEFELVSTFKMLHEEIKERVAQQEIDLIVMGTEGAQDGSELIFGTNTVHAIKAAKCPLLAIPAGAAYLEPKNILFPNDLKLDFEAYNLWFLKSIIDQFKSTVHILNVSFGKDLDENQEKSKQALQEYFDENGYVFGRINRDSVMEALKEYQKQNPVEMLVMIKNKHTFIEKLLFSSLVHEVAYNVKIPFLVLPSENYKRQEF
- a CDS encoding YihY/virulence factor BrkB family protein is translated as MEREAIDTKKEHNPFKLKLKGWWEVLKQIYSEIGEDKVSIVSAGVAFYAFLAVFPAIMALISIYGLATDPQDIERQISELSAMMPKQAFEILQQRIDVFLESHGDKLGWGTLFGILFSIWSANKGTNGLLTGVDIAYDTEQDHNIFKQYLMASIFTVGGLAMLILSMVLIVGFPALVHKIGLPEHLENIISWSRWLILAVLVCIFLCMVYKFAPARKQPALRWVIPGAIFSTLVWLAASYGFSFYVSNFGNYGEVYGSISAVVVLLMWLYITCFIILLGAEINTEIVDHLINVELEAKKEK